CCGTCCCGTCACTGTACCGCCACCGATCCTGTCGACGATATCTCCGAGCGAAAGACCGAAGGCCGTCTCAAAGAGGCCGCCATATCTGACATTGCCGGCAATCTGCAGCGGGATGGTGCCGCGTGAGCGGCCCATGCCGAAATCGCGATAGAAGGCCGCGCCCTTTTCCATGATGACGGGCACCGAAGCCAGCGAGATCACATTGTTGATGACGGTCGGACAGTTAAACAGCCCCTTATGCGCCGGCAGCGGCGGCTTGGCACGCACGATGCCGCGCTTGCCTTCGAGGCTGTTGAGCAGCGCCGTCTCCTCGCCGCAGACATAGGCGCCGGCGCCGGTGCGCACTTCGATATCGAAGGCGCGGCCAGAGCCGAGCACCGATGGTCCGAGAATACCGGCCTGGCGCGCAATGCCGACGGCCTCGGTCATGACAGAGATCGCATGCGGATATTCCGAACGCGTATAGATGAAACCCTTGGTCGCCCCGGTCGCGAGCCCTGATATCGCCATGCCCTCGATCAACACGAAGGGATCACCCTCCATGATCATCCGGTCGGCAAAGGTGCCGCTGTCGCCCTCATCGGCATTGCAGACGATATATTTGCGTTCGCCGGCGGCCTCGAGAACGGTCTTCCACTTGATGCCGGTGGGAAAGCCGGCACCGCCGCGGCCGCGCAAGCCGGAATCGGTGATTTCCTTGACGATATCGACTGGTGTCATCGAAATGGCGCGACGAAGGCCGGCAAGACCGCCATGCGCCTCGTAATCGCCAAGCGAAAGCGGATCGGTGACACCGCAGCGGGCGAAGGTCAGGCGGGTTTGTTCCTTGAGGAACGGGAGGTCTTCAACCTCCCCGAGACAGAGCCGATGCTCGCCTCCATCAATCATCCCGGCGTCGAACAGATCAGGCACATCCTTCGCCTTCACCGACCCGTAGCCGATGCGCTTGCCGGCAACCTCGACCTCGACCAACGGCTCCAGCCAGAACATTCCGCGCGAGCCGTTGCGCACGATCTCGGCATCGAAGCCGCGGGCGGCGATCTCCTGGGCAATCGCCTTTGCCACCTTTTCGGCTCCGAGCGCCAGCGCTGCGGCATCGCGCGGAACATATATCCTGACCGTCATCGGCGTGCCTCCGCGACGAGTTCCGCCGCCGTCTGATCGTCGACCCGGCCATAGACCTCGCCGTCGAGCATCGCCGCCGGCGCGCAGGCGCAGAGCCCCAGACAGTAGACCGGCTCCAGCGTCACGCCGCCATCGAGCGTCGTCTGATGAAAATCGATGCCGAGCAGCGCCTTGACGCGTTCGGCCAGCGCATCGCCGCCCATCGACTGACAGGCCTCGGCGCGACAGAGCTTCAGCACATGCCGGCCGGCGGGATGGTCGCGATAATCGTGATAGAAGGTCACCACGCCATGAACCTCGGCGCGGGAGAGGTTCAATTCCTCCGCGATAACAGGCATGGCTTCCTGCGGCACATAGCCGAATTCCTGCTGAACCTCGTGCAGAATGGGAAGCAGCGGCCCTTCGAGAAAGCGAAGATCGGCGACGATGGCTCGGGTGCGTGCTGCAATATCGCCTTCGGCGATATGAATGGTCATAAGGCAGCCCTCCCAGCGGCTTGCTCGTTGCGAAATAGCGGGCCTCCCCAGCCGAGTGCTATTCCGTCATCACCATCTCAGGGAAGCAGCCGGCGATCAATAAAGCTATCTTGTTGCTTGATAGGTTTTTTCTATCAAAGCTCTTCATCTTGCACGAGCACTCTCGCTTCATGCAGCAAGGCCGAGACAAGCGGCGTGAACGGCTCACGATAAGGCGCAACAAGACCGACCAGATGATGCGCCTCCGGCTCAACGATCGGGATCATGCGGATTTCCACAGGAAATCCGAAGGATTTGGCGACGTTGCGCGGCATGATGCTCGCCCAGCGTCCGGTCCTGACATGCGAGAACAGCACGATCATCGAGTTGGATTCGAGTGTCGGATGCGCCGTGGCGCCTGCTTCCGTCAAGTGGCGGTTGATGATCCGGCGGTTCTGCATGTCGGCAGTCAATAGACAAAGCCGAAGGTCGCCGATCTCCCGCCAGGTCACGTTGTCGCGATCGGATAGCGGGCTGCCGGCAGCCGTGATCAGATTATAGCGCTCGGCATAAAGGGGAACGGTCGTAACGCGGCCGAGCGGCTCGTTTTCGAGATAGGTGATGCCTGCATCGATTTCGAGGTTTTCGAGCATGCTCAGCACCTGCAGCGAATTCCGCGAGACGATCGAGAAAGTCACGCCGGGATGCCGCTCCTGAAAGGGCGTGGTGATGCGCGACAACATGGCAAGCGCGGTCGGAATGGCGGCGAGGCGGATGTGGCCGGAAAGGCCGCGGCGCGCGGCGCGCATCTCCTCGCGCATGGTGCGGGCATCCCCGACGATGCGCCGGGCCCATTCGAGCACGCGCTGTCCCTCCGGCGTCAGTCCCTGGAACCGCGAACCGCGCTGCACCAGCATGACACCAAGCTGATCTTCGAGCTGCCGGATGGCCGCCGAAAGCGTCGGCTGCGAGATCCCGCACTCCTCCGCGGCACGGCCAAAATGCTTTTCATTGGCAAGGGCGATGAAGAATTCCAGCTTGTCGATCATCCGGTCTCCCGATCCGGCGTGACATCATCCGGGTCAGTTCATCTTTGACGCAGCAGCCGTGCTCCGCAAGGGCGATCTCTAGATCAGGATGGTTTTAGGCCCGATCGGCCTAAAATCTGAATCCTGATCTAAATCAAAGAAATAGAGCATGATGTCGTCCGAAAACCGCGCACACTTTTCGGCATCATGCTCTAACTGTTTTCTGCAGCCGGGAAAAGATCGAACAGAGATTCGAGGAAGGCAAGCACGCTGACATTGCCGATGCTGTAATAGACCAGCCTGCCCTGGCGGCGCGTATAGACCAGGCCTTCTAGCCTTAATCGCGCCAGCTGCTGCGAGACCATTGCCTGCTGGATGCCGAGGATATTTTCGATCTCACCCACCGTCCGCTCCTCATTCGCCAATATGCAGAGGATCAGAAGTCGGGTCTGGTGCGCTAACGCTTTCAGCAGATCGCTCGCTTCATGGGCTTTTCCAGCGAGTTTGTGCAATTCCTGGCCGGACATCCCCGGCTCGGGTTTGGGCAACGGCATTCGGTATCTCGGAAGGGAGGCAATGAGGCAATGAGGCAATGAGGCAATGAGGCAATGAGGCAATGAGGCAATGAGGCAATGAGGCAATGAGGCAATGAGGCAATGAGGCAATGAGGCAATGAGGCAATGAGGCAATGAGGCAATGAGGCAATGAGGCAGATCAGCACAATAGCATATTCGCACAAGCGAATTGGTCAAAAGTGATGAAATGTCAAAAAAGGTCCAAACAAATCAGCAGATAAGCTGACCTCCATTGATCTCGATCACCTGTCCGGTGATGTAGCCCGAGAGCGAGGGAGCCGCCAGGAACAGATAGGCGGGAGCACAATCCTCCGCCGTGCCGAGCCGCTGCAGGGGGATGGATTTCCTCGTTTGCTCCAGCTTTTCGCGCGAGGAATAGCGCTCATGGAAATCCGTCTCGATCGTTCCCGGCGATACGCAATTGACGCGGATTCGGTCCGGTGCAAGCTCACGGGCAAGCGCCTTGGAATAGGTCGCAACGAAGGCTTTCGAAGCCGAATAAATCGACGAGCCAGGGCTGCCGCCGGTCAGCGCCGAAATCGAAACGGTGTTGACGATGGCAGCACCACTAGCGGCCTTCAATGCCGGCAGCAGCGCCCGCGTCAGCGCCACCACCGATGTCTGGTTAAGCCGCACGACCGCCTCATATTCTGCATCGGTGAGCGTGGTGGCGGGAAAACGACCAAGCATGGTGCCGGCATTGTTGACGAGCACATCGACCTTATCGAAGAAGGCGAGAACATCCTCGGCGAATTGCGCTGCCCCACCGACTGCAGAGAAATCGGCATTAAGCAGCAGCGCCCGTCTTTCGGATTCAGCCGTCAGCAGGAAATCCGGCAGGTCACGTCCCGGCTTGCGCCCGGTATGGACGATCACCTTCGCGCCGCAGTCCAGGAACTGCCGGGCCACTTCAAGGCCGATGCCGCGTCCGGCGCCGGTCACCACGACATTGCGATTTTCGAACAGTCTGGGATGGAACACGAAGCCGTCCTCCTCGCGGACAGTGCCGCCGGTTGTGTCATTCGCCCTTAACATATGAGCGCGCCGACTGAAAGAAAGGCGCGTATCGATCTTTCCTGGGGAGGACCGGGGTTAGTTTTCGGTCTCCAGAAGCCGCGCGCCCGGCCCTTCCTTGCCGAGCCGGTCGCAGGGATTGCGCAACGGACAGCTTTCGATCGACAGGCAGCCGCAGCCGATGCAGCCGGTCAGACGGTCGCGCAGCAGGCTAAGCCGCCTGATTCGCGCGTCGAGATCATCCTTCCACAGCGCCGACAGCGTCTGCCAGTCGGCGACGGTCGGCGTGCGTCCTTGCGGCAGGGACTCGAACGCTGCCTGGATTTCCGAAAGCGGAATGCCGACACGCTGCGCCACCTTGATGATGCCGAGCCGACGAAGCACATCGCGCCCATAGCGCCGCTGATTGCCGCGGGAGCGGATGCTCGAGATCAGCCCCTTGGTCTCGTAAAAATGCAGCGCCGAGACGGCGAGGCCGCTGCGCTCCGCCACTTCGCCGACCGTCAGGAGCTTGCCGAGCGGCGCTGCCGGGATTGTATCCATCGCCTCTTGACCTCAAGATTAGTTGAGGTTTTATAACCCTTGCTCCTGCAATCGTAAAGTCCAATCGCAATAAGGAGCGACGCATGCAAACACCCACCAGGCTGGCTGTCATCTATGGAAGTACGAGAGAGGGCCGCATCTGCGACCGGGTGGTCAAATGGCTGACGCAGGAACTCGTCCGCTTCCCGCAATTTGATATCGATATCATCGATCCATTGGATTTCGCGCTGCCGGCCAACCGTGACATGGCGCACCCCGAAATCGCCAGGCTCGCCAGCCGGCTTGGCATGGCCGACGCCTTCATCACCGTCACGCCGGAATACAATCACAGCTTCACCGCCTCGTTGAAGTCGATCATCGATTTCTTCTTCGAGCCCTGGCAGGGCAAGCCGGTCGCCTTTGTTTCCTATGGCGGCATATCCGGCGGCCTGCGCGCCGTCGAACAGCTGCGGCTGGTCTTTGCCGAACTCCACGCCGTCACCATCCGCGATTCGGTGAGCTTTGCCGCACCTTGGAACCGCTTCGATCCAGACGGACGACTCGATAATCCCGCCGATACAATGCGGTTGCTCGATCGGATGATGGCGAGGCGGAATGGTGGACGCAGGCGCTCGTCACCGCCCGCAGCAATCGTCCCTATGCCGAAATAGAGCGCTGCGCGTCTTTTCAGATGCGCTAAGGACGCTCTATCGCTTTGAATCTGCGCATAGTCCTTTCCGAAAATCGATTCCGATTTTCGGGGTTATGCGCTAGCCGCCTGAG
The Rhizobium leguminosarum DNA segment above includes these coding regions:
- a CDS encoding formate dehydrogenase beta subunit, with the translated sequence MTVRIYVPRDAAALALGAEKVAKAIAQEIAARGFDAEIVRNGSRGMFWLEPLVEVEVAGKRIGYGSVKAKDVPDLFDAGMIDGGEHRLCLGEVEDLPFLKEQTRLTFARCGVTDPLSLGDYEAHGGLAGLRRAISMTPVDIVKEITDSGLRGRGGAGFPTGIKWKTVLEAAGERKYIVCNADEGDSGTFADRMIMEGDPFVLIEGMAISGLATGATKGFIYTRSEYPHAISVMTEAVGIARQAGILGPSVLGSGRAFDIEVRTGAGAYVCGEETALLNSLEGKRGIVRAKPPLPAHKGLFNCPTVINNVISLASVPVIMEKGAAFYRDFGMGRSRGTIPLQIAGNVRYGGLFETAFGLSLGDIVDRIGGGTVTGRPVKAVQVGGPLGAYFPRALFDTPFEYESFAAKDGLIGHAGIVVFDDTADMLKQARFAMEFCAVESCGKCTPCRIGSTRGVETADKIARGIEPEKNRVLLADLCNTMKFGSLCALGGFTPYPVMSAMTHFPEDFSPAPLVEAAE
- a CDS encoding formate dehydrogenase subunit gamma; the encoded protein is MTIHIAEGDIAARTRAIVADLRFLEGPLLPILHEVQQEFGYVPQEAMPVIAEELNLSRAEVHGVVTFYHDYRDHPAGRHVLKLCRAEACQSMGGDALAERVKALLGIDFHQTTLDGGVTLEPVYCLGLCACAPAAMLDGEVYGRVDDQTAAELVAEARR
- a CDS encoding LysR family transcriptional regulator, which encodes MIDKLEFFIALANEKHFGRAAEECGISQPTLSAAIRQLEDQLGVMLVQRGSRFQGLTPEGQRVLEWARRIVGDARTMREEMRAARRGLSGHIRLAAIPTALAMLSRITTPFQERHPGVTFSIVSRNSLQVLSMLENLEIDAGITYLENEPLGRVTTVPLYAERYNLITAAGSPLSDRDNVTWREIGDLRLCLLTADMQNRRIINRHLTEAGATAHPTLESNSMIVLFSHVRTGRWASIMPRNVAKSFGFPVEIRMIPIVEPEAHHLVGLVAPYREPFTPLVSALLHEARVLVQDEEL
- a CDS encoding ArsR/SmtB family transcription factor; translated protein: MPLPKPEPGMSGQELHKLAGKAHEASDLLKALAHQTRLLILCILANEERTVGEIENILGIQQAMVSQQLARLRLEGLVYTRRQGRLVYYSIGNVSVLAFLESLFDLFPAAENS
- a CDS encoding SDR family NAD(P)-dependent oxidoreductase — encoded protein: MFHPRLFENRNVVVTGAGRGIGLEVARQFLDCGAKVIVHTGRKPGRDLPDFLLTAESERRALLLNADFSAVGGAAQFAEDVLAFFDKVDVLVNNAGTMLGRFPATTLTDAEYEAVVRLNQTSVVALTRALLPALKAASGAAIVNTVSISALTGGSPGSSIYSASKAFVATYSKALARELAPDRIRVNCVSPGTIETDFHERYSSREKLEQTRKSIPLQRLGTAEDCAPAYLFLAAPSLSGYITGQVIEINGGQLIC
- the soxR gene encoding redox-sensitive transcriptional activator SoxR is translated as MDTIPAAPLGKLLTVGEVAERSGLAVSALHFYETKGLISSIRSRGNQRRYGRDVLRRLGIIKVAQRVGIPLSEIQAAFESLPQGRTPTVADWQTLSALWKDDLDARIRRLSLLRDRLTGCIGCGCLSIESCPLRNPCDRLGKEGPGARLLETEN